From the Candidatus Saccharimonadaceae bacterium ML1 genome, one window contains:
- a CDS encoding PC4 domain-containing protein: MPDETITTRSVGRGFAEVEEDFVLDDTPRTKTVFRAQIHRGGFRGQIIRYRKDANGNSEEVVPVNFNQLHENEGVEIKLKTEAAKKLDEAFAKLTQLLQE, translated from the coding sequence ATGCCTGACGAAACAATCACCACTCGTAGTGTTGGACGTGGCTTTGCTGAGGTAGAAGAAGACTTCGTTCTTGACGATACTCCTCGCACAAAAACTGTTTTTCGAGCACAAATCCATAGAGGTGGTTTTCGTGGTCAAATAATTCGCTATCGTAAGGATGCTAACGGTAATTCTGAAGAAGTAGTGCCGGTTAATTTCAATCAGCTACATGAGAATGAGGGTGTTGAAATCAAGCTTAAAACTGAAGCCGCAAAAAAGCTTGATGAAGCCTTCGCTAAGCTCACCCAATTACTCCAGGAATGA